The region GCCATCGCCGTGGCCACTCTGCTTGGCACGCTGTATATGCTGCGCAAGACCGCCAACAAGATGCCCATCGACCCTGAAACCATGAAGCGCGTCCAGGCACGCAAGGCCG is a window of Pseudomonas sp. gcc21 DNA encoding:
- a CDS encoding DUF2897 family protein, whose protein sequence is MPTIGWIFIAIAVATLLGTLYMLRKTANKMPIDPETMKRVQARKAEMEAQEAREKNRD